The genomic interval CGTTTGAATATACGCCTCATCTTGCTCATTTAAAAGATCAAAACATGGCACGCTCACCATATTGCTTGGGATGCCAAACATCGAAAGGTAGCACGCCACTTCCAACGCAAGATAGACTTCGCTTCCACTTGCCATCAAGGTAACTTGTGCATTTTCGCGTCGTTTTAAAAGGTAACCACCATTTTCCACATCACCATACGCTCGATCATCTTTGAGCGCTCGAAGTTTTTGGCGTGAGCAGACAAACGCAGCAGGCGCTTGCATACTCAGAGCCTTTTTCCATGCTTTCACGTTTTCTCTACCATCGCATGGGCGATAAACGTAGAAGTTTGGAAGCGCTCTAAATTGGCTCAATTGTTCAATCGGCTGATGCGTTGGGCCATCTTCCCCCACACCGATGCTATCGTGCGTCCAGATATAAAAATTTTTCAGTTTCATCAGTGCAGCTAAACGAACAGAAGGTTTCATATAATCACTAAAGATAAAAAAGGTCGCACCAAAAGGGATAAACAAGCCGTACAACGCAAACGCGTTGATGATCGCTCCCATCGCATGTTCACGAATACCAAAGTGAATGTTTCGACCTAGAGGATAATCGCCTAAGCCTGTCAGCTCACTTTTATTGGAAGGGCCAAGATCGGCACTACCGCCTAAAAAGCCTGGAATCGCTTGTGCAATGGCGTTGAGAATTTTTCCATTGCTATCGCGTGTTGCGACATCACTCTCAAAATTTGGCCACTCGATCTTTGAAAAATCAGGATTTAACAGTGCTTCTAACAGTGCTTTTTGCTCACTGCTCAACTTATTTTTAACGCGTGCATTCCAATTTGCCTCTGCCAAATCACCTTTCTCAAGGGCGCAACTAAAGCGCGCATACACATCTTCATCGACATTAAAACTTTTTTCAGGATCAAACCCTGCTTTGATTTTAGAGTTTTTGATCTCTTCGCACCCTAAAGGGGCACCATGGGCGTGGTGACTTCCTTCCATCTGGCATGCACCTTTAGCAATGGTCGTATCTGCGATAATCAAATAAGGCTTTGTTTGCTCTTTGGCTTGCTCTAATACTTCATTGATTTCATCGTAATCATGTCCATCAATACGTGACACTTCCCAGCCTTGCGCTTCAAAGCGGTGCTTCACATCTTCACTCCACGCAATGGAGGTATCACCCTCAATCGTAATTGCATTGCTATCGTAAATAACCACTAAGTTATCCAAAGCAAGGTGTCCAGCCAGAGAGCACGCTTCATAACTAATGCCCTCTTGCAAATCGCCATCGCCACACAAACAGTAGACTTTATGGGTAATCACTTCGGCTTTGGGTTGATTGAGTACGGTTGCCGCATATTTGGCTGCCATGGCAAAACCGACGGCATTGGTAATACCTTGTCCAAGAGGGCCTGTGGTGACTTCAACACCAGGAACATCGCCGTACTCTGGGTGACCAGGTGTTTTACTTCCAAGTTGTCTAAAGTTTTGTAAATCTTCTAAGCTAATGTCATAACCGCTTAAATGTAAAAAAGAGTAGACGAGTGCGGAAGCATGACCTCCACTGAAAACCAAACGGTCACGGTTCAACCACTTTGGATTTTTAGGATTGTGCGTGATATGGCGTGCTAAAATAGTGACGATGTCCGCTAAGCCCATAGGCGCTCCTGGATGTCCACTGTTGGCACGTTGTACCATATCGGCTGCCAAAAAACGGATCGTATCGGCTTGTTTTTTCAGTATTTTTTTATTTTCCATCGTATCATTATCCTTTAAAATATGCTTCTACAATGCTTTTGAGTCTGTGAGATAAAGCTGCATCAAGCTTTTCTAATTCACCATCCAATTCCAAAAGAAGTTTTTGCTTCACCTCTTGGGCATCTTCCAATCCTAGCAAATTGACAAATGAGTTTTTATGCCCATCATTGTGCGTAGGTTTGCCCGCCTCTTCGCTTGAGAGCGTTGCATCGATGATGTCATCTTGAACTTGGAACAAAAGCCCAAGTTTTAGACCAAATTGATAGAGTGCTTCTTGAATCGTTTTATCCAATTCACAGATCACAGCCCCCATCACCAGCGACGCTGCAATGAGTTTGGCTGTTTTGTGAAGGTGTAAAAATGTCAGTTCTTCAACATTCAAACGTTTATCTTCAAAAAAACAGTCAATGGCTTGACCCAAAACCATACCATGAATTCCCGAATTGCTTGACAGAATGGAGACCAGTTTTATCTTGATCTCAGCGCTGAGAGGAGCATTGGCTAAAAGATAAAACGCGTGGGTGTTGAGGGCATCTCCGATGAGCACCGCAGTGGTTTCATCATAGCTTACATGTAAGGTTGGGTGCCCTCGCCTAAGGGGCGCATTGTCCATGCACGGTAGATCATCGTGAATCAGCGAATAGGTATGCATCATCTCCAAACCAAGGGCTACATGTAAAGCATTTTCAACCAAAAGAGGTTGGGAGCTTTCAACCACACTGAGCAGTAATAAGGGGCGAAATCGCTTTCCCCCAACATCAAGCATTTCACCCAATGCTTGGTTAAAATGGGGGTGAAAACTCTCCACAACGGGGAGTTTTGCTTTTAAAAACAGTTCAAACTTTGCAATTAACTCTTTAGAACTCAAAAGATCCCTTTCAACGCGTCAATGTTACAAAAAATTGGAAATCATCACGATCAAATAAAAGACTCACTTCGCGGTTACGATTTTTTGCCAAATAAGCATCCGCCTCAGCAACACGCGTAATGGGAAGTTGCTCCACTTGCATTAAACGATCTCCCACTTTAAGACCACTTTGTTCAGCAAAAGAGCCACGCGCTATCTCTTTAATGCGAAGATTTGTATCAAACGTAAATCCCTTGCTCTGCAAATAGCTCACTTTTTTAACCTGAGGAGTCGGCATTTTTTTCTTTGCTTCCTCTTTTTTAGGAAGCGGTTTAGGTGCCATTAAATTCTCTTCCATCCAAGCGTTATTGCGCTGAAGTTGCGCACTGACTTTGCTCAAATCTTTAAGACCTCTGAGGGCATCCGCAAACTCAGCAACGTTTTTCACAGATTTTCCATTAAGGCGTGTAATCACATCGCCCACTTTGAGTTTCGCCTCTTTCACATTGGAATCCACAAAATCGACAATGACGCTCTCATTCCCATCCACAACGCGTACACCTAAGTCTTGAAATGAAGCGGTCTTACCATCGATAAAAAGCTTTAATGCTTCTGAGCCAATAAAAAATTTATCACCAATACCAAGACC from Sulfurospirillum multivorans DSM 12446 carries:
- the tkt gene encoding transketolase, which produces MENKKILKKQADTIRFLAADMVQRANSGHPGAPMGLADIVTILARHITHNPKNPKWLNRDRLVFSGGHASALVYSFLHLSGYDISLEDLQNFRQLGSKTPGHPEYGDVPGVEVTTGPLGQGITNAVGFAMAAKYAATVLNQPKAEVITHKVYCLCGDGDLQEGISYEACSLAGHLALDNLVVIYDSNAITIEGDTSIAWSEDVKHRFEAQGWEVSRIDGHDYDEINEVLEQAKEQTKPYLIIADTTIAKGACQMEGSHHAHGAPLGCEEIKNSKIKAGFDPEKSFNVDEDVYARFSCALEKGDLAEANWNARVKNKLSSEQKALLEALLNPDFSKIEWPNFESDVATRDSNGKILNAIAQAIPGFLGGSADLGPSNKSELTGLGDYPLGRNIHFGIREHAMGAIINAFALYGLFIPFGATFFIFSDYMKPSVRLAALMKLKNFYIWTHDSIGVGEDGPTHQPIEQLSQFRALPNFYVYRPCDGRENVKAWKKALSMQAPAAFVCSRQKLRALKDDRAYGDVENGGYLLKRRENAQVTLMASGSEVYLALEVACYLSMFGIPSNMVSVPCFDLLNEQDEAYIQTIIEPQTKVIAIEAGAGIEWYRYADKVICMERFGASGPAELLFEKFGFTAHKATKSACEFLGLDYEALKAELERDNEKKHCI
- a CDS encoding polyprenyl synthetase family protein, translating into MSSKELIAKFELFLKAKLPVVESFHPHFNQALGEMLDVGGKRFRPLLLLSVVESSQPLLVENALHVALGLEMMHTYSLIHDDLPCMDNAPLRRGHPTLHVSYDETTAVLIGDALNTHAFYLLANAPLSAEIKIKLVSILSSNSGIHGMVLGQAIDCFFEDKRLNVEELTFLHLHKTAKLIAASLVMGAVICELDKTIQEALYQFGLKLGLLFQVQDDIIDATLSSEEAGKPTHNDGHKNSFVNLLGLEDAQEVKQKLLLELDGELEKLDAALSHRLKSIVEAYFKG
- a CDS encoding DUF7488 domain-containing protein translates to MKRLGLFLLLITGLLFAADVPASTPAPASKAEFVYPDFSQCYEKNRHSIVSFGSTRSVAISEKQAVAYSKEKPSVPYVRFDYYANLYLFDSPKPLVPVKLKPTSELKLGEWLVSMTDNSLIAVNASKIGNSANELFEFGGVGEVSTLVGGLCCEMYGLGIGDKFFIGSEALKLFIDGKTASFQDLGVRVVDGNESVIVDFVDSNVKEAKLKVGDVITRLNGKSVKNVAEFADALRGLKDLSKVSAQLQRNNAWMEENLMAPKPLPKKEEAKKKMPTPQVKKVSYLQSKGFTFDTNLRIKEIARGSFAEQSGLKVGDRLMQVEQLPITRVAEADAYLAKNRNREVSLLFDRDDFQFFVTLTR